The proteins below come from a single Jaculus jaculus isolate mJacJac1 chromosome 12, mJacJac1.mat.Y.cur, whole genome shotgun sequence genomic window:
- the Atp2a1 gene encoding sarcoplasmic/endoplasmic reticulum calcium ATPase 1: MEAAHAKTTEECLAYFGVSETTGLTLDQVKRHLEKYGPNELPAEEGKSLWELVVEQFEDLLVRILLLAACISFVLAWFEEGEETITAFVEPFVILLILIANAIVGVWQERNAENAIEALKEYEPEMGKVYRADRKTVQRIKARDIVPGDIVEVAVGDKVPADIRILSIKSTTLRVDQSILTGESVSVIKHTDPVPDPRAVNQDKKNMLFSGTNIAAGKALGIVATTGVSTEIGKIRDQMAATEQDKTPLQQKLDEFGEQLSKVISLICVAVWLINIGHFNDPVHGGSWFRGAIYYFKIAVALAVAAIPEGLPAVITTCLALGTRRMAKKNAIVRSLPSVETLGCTSVICSDKTGTLTTNQMSVCKMFIIDRVDGDVCSLNEFSITGSTYAPEGEVLKNDKPIRSGQYDGLVELATICALCNDSSLDFNESKGVYEKVGEATETALTTLVEKMNVFNTEVRSLSKVERANACNSVIRQLMKKEFTLEFSRDRKSMSVYCSPAKSSRAAVGNKMFVKGAPEGVIDRCNYVRVGTTRVPLTGPVKEKIMSVIKEWGTGRDTLRCLALATRDTPPKREDMVLDDSGKFMEYEMDLTFVGVVGMLDPPRKEVTGSIQLCRDAGIRVIMITGDNKGTAIAICRRIGIFSENEEVTDRAYTGREFDDLPLAEQREACRRACCFARVEPSHKSKIVEYLQSYDEITAMTGDGVNDAPALKKAEIGIAMGSGTAVAKTASEMVLADDNFSTIVAAVEEGRAIYNNMKQFIRYLISSNVGEVVCIFLTAALGLPEALIPVQLLWVNLVTDGLPATALGFNPPDLDIMDRPPRSPKEPLISGWLFFRYMAIGGYVGAATVGAAAWWFLYADDGPHVTYSQLTHFMQCTEDNPDFEGLDCEVFEAPEPMTMALSVLVTIEMCNALNSLSENQSLLRMPPWVNIWLLGSICLSMSLHFLILYVDPLPMIFKLRALDFTQWLMVLKISLPVIGLDEILKFIARNYLEDPEDERRK, from the exons GTGCTGGCCTGGTTTGAGGAAGGCGAAGAGACCATCACTGCCTTTGTGGAACCTTTTGTCATTCTCTTGATCCTCATTGCCAATGCCATTGTGGGGGTTTGGCAG GAGCGGAATGCAGAGAATGCCATTGAGGCGCTGAAAGAGTATGAGCCTGAGATGGGAAAAGTCTACCGTGCTGACCGCAAAACAGTGCAAAGGATCAAGGCTCGGGACATTGTCCCTGGGGACATTGTGGAGGTGGCTG TGGGGGACAAAGTCCCAGCAGACATCCGCATCCTATCCATCAAATCGACCACACTCCGGGTCGACCAGTCCATCCTGACAG GTGAGTCTGTATCTGTCATCAAGCACACAGACCCTGTGCCTGACCCCAGAGCTGTCAACCAGGACAAGAAGAACATGCTTTTCTCG GGTACCAACATTGCAGCTGGTAAGGCCTTGGGCATTGTGGCTACCACTGGTGTGAGCACTGAGATTGGCAAGATCCGTGACCAAATGGCTGCCACTGAGCAGGACAAGACCCCACTGCAGCAGAAGCTTGATGAATTTGGGGAGCAGCTGTCCAAGGTCATCTCTCTCATCTGTGTGGCTGTCTGGCTTATCAACATTGGCCACTTCAATGATCCCGTCCATGGGGGTTCTTGGTTCCGTGGGGCCATCTACTACTTCAAGATTGCAGTAGCCTTGGCAGTGGCAGCCATCCCGGAAG GGCTTCCTGCTGTTATCACTACCTGCCTGGCCCTGGGCACTCGCCGGATGGCAAAGAAGAACGCCATTGTGAGGAGCTTACCCTCCGTGGAGACCCTTGGCTGCACCTCTGTCATCTGTTCTGACAAGACAGGCACTCTCACCACTAACCAGATGTCAGTCTGCAAG ATGTTCATCATTGACAGGGTGGATGGGGACGTCTGCTCACTGAACGAGTTCTCCATCACTGGCTCCACTTATGCTCCTGAGGGAGAGGT ATTGAAGAACGATAAGCCAATCCGGTCAGGGCAGTATGATGGGCTGGTGGAGCTGGCCACCATCTGTGCCCTCTGCAATGACTCCTCCTTGGACTTCAATGAG TCCAAAGGTGTCTATGAAAAGGTGGGAGAGGCCACTGAGACCGCACTCACCACTCTGGTGGAGAAGATGAACGTGTTCAACACTGAAGTGAGAAGCCTCTCAAAGGTGGAGAGGGCCAATGCCTGCAACTCG GTTATCCGCCAACTAATGAAGAAGGAATTCACCCTGGAATTCTCCCGAGACAGGAAGTCCATGTCTGTCTACTGCTCTCCAGCCAAATCTTCCCGGGCTGCTGTGGGCAACAAGATGTTTGTGAAG GGTGCTCCTGAGGGGGTCATCGACCGCTGTAATTATGTGCGGGTTGGCACCACCCGTGTGCCATTGACAGGCCCTGTGAAGGAGAAGATCATGTCAGTGATCAAGGAGTGGGGCACTGGCCGTGACACCCTGCGCTGCCTGGCTCTCGCCACCCGGGACACCCCCCCCAAGCGGGAGGACATGGTCCTAGATGACTCAGGAAAGTTCATGGAGTATGAG ATGGACCTGACATTCGTTGGTGTTGTGGGCATGTTGGATCCACCCCGCAAGGAGGTCACAGGCTCTATCCAGCTGTGCCGTGATGCTGGAATCCGAGTGATCATGATCACTGGGGATAATAAGGGTACAGCCATTGCCATCTGTCGACGAATTGGCATCTTTTCGGAGAATGAGGAGGTGACAGACCGTGCCTACACTGGCCGTGAGTTTGATGACCTGCCCCTGGCTGAGCAGCGGGAAGCCTGTAGACGTGCCTGCTGCTTTGCCCGTGTGGAGCCTTCACATAAGTCCAAGATTGTGGAGTATCTGCAGTCCTATGACGAGATCACAGCCATG ACAGGGGATGGTGTCAATGATGCCCCTGCCCTGAAGAAGGCTGAAATTGGCATTGCCATGGGATCTGGTACTGCTGTGGCTAAGACAGCCTCTGAGATGGTGCTGGCTGACGACAACTTCTCCACTATTGTGGCTGCTGTGGAGGAAGGTCGTGCCATTTACAACAACATGAAGCAGTTCATCCGCTACCTCATTTCCTCCAATGTGGGCGAGGTGGTCTG TATCTTCCTGACAGCTGCCTTGGGGCTGCCTGAGGCCCTGATCCCTGTACAGCTGCTGTGGGTGAACTTGGTTACTGatgggctcccagccactgcctTGGGCTTCAACCCACCTGACCTGGACATCATGGACCGGCCCCCCAGGAGTCCGAAGGAACCCCTCATCAGTGGCTGGCTCTTCTTCCGCTACATGGCAATTGGGG GCTACGTGGGTGCGGCCACTGTGGGAGCAGCTGCCTGGTGGTTCTTGTATGCAGATGATGGTCCTCATGTCACCTACAGCCAGCTG ACTCACTTCATGCAGTGCACAGAGGACAACCCTGACTTTGAGGGTTTGGACTGTGAGGTGTTTGAGGCTCCTGAGCCCATGACCATGGCCTTGTCTGTATTGGTGACCATCGAGATGTGCAATGCTCTCAACAG CTTGTCTGAGAACCAGTCCCTACTGCGGATGCCACCCTGGGTGAACATCTGGCTGCTAGGCTCCATCTGCCTGTCCATGTCCCTCCATTTCCTCATCCTCTACGTGGACCCCCTCCCG ATGATCTTCAAGCTCCGTGCCCTGGACTTCACCCAATGGCTCATGGTTCTCAAGATCTCACTTCCGGTCATTGGGCTGGATGAAATCCTCAAGTTTATTGCTCGGAACTACCTGGAGG aTCCAGAAGATGAGAGAAGGAAGTAA